The DNA region TTAATTCTGCAGTAGCCAGACTGCGCGGCCCATGCGTGATCAATCGTTCTCGCGGTCGTTCACTGACGGGCATATCCGCCACTTTCAGGCTGTAGGTCATGGATGCACCTGGCTGGTTGAAGGGGAAATGGTTTTAGTTCAGTTATTCCCATCCAACGGTCATTTGTCACTGGTCATTGGTGATTGATTGGCTCGCGGTGTGTGGCTGATGACCCGTGCTAGGGGAGCAAGTAAATAGGATGGGCAAAGTCTGGCGTGCCCATTCTGCGGATTAGCCAGAATGATGAGAGGGGCACGGTGCCTCCCTTTGCTCATCCTATGTTGTTTCTAGTTTGCTGAGAATTGAAAGCTTTGCACGCGCCTCGTGCCTCGTGCCAACTATCAAGCCTGTGCCACCCCATCCTGACGGGCCGCACGTTGGACAGCAGCGGAAACGGCAGTCGCGACTCGATCGTCAAACACGGAAGGCACAATATGTTCTGGATTCAGATCGGCGGGTTTGATCAAAGAGGCGATCGCCTGCGCCGCTTCCAGATACATATTGGTGGTGAAGGTCTGGGCACGGCAATCCAGGGCACCCCGGAAGAGGCCAGGAAAGGCGAGTACATTGTTGATCTGGTTGGGATAGTCGCTGCGTCCGGTTGCCATAATGGCCACCTCTTCACTGACCAGTTCCGGTTGAATTTCGGGAATTGGATTCGCCATGGCAAACACAATCCGATCGTCTGCCATCGATCGCACCATTTCCGGGGTCACGACTCCGGGAACACTGACCCCCAGAAACACATCCGCGCCCTGCATCGCATCCGCCAGTGTACCCGCCATCTCGATGGCAAATTCCCGCTTCTGGTCTGTCAGATCCGATCGCTGTAGGGATAAAATGCCTCTGGAGTCACAGATACAGATGTGTTGCGCACCTGCTTTTTGCAATAACCGGGCGATCGCAATGCCTGCCGCGCCTGCTCCGTTAATCACAATTCGCACCTCTGCCATGGCCTTCTTCACCAGTTTGAGGGCATTGATCAACGCGGCCAGACTGACGATCGCCGTCCCATGTTGATCATCGTGAAAGATAGGAATGTTCAACTCTCGCTGCAACCGAACTTCAATTTCAAAACAACGGGGAGCGGCAATATCCTCCAGGTTGACTCCGCCAAAGACAGGAGCAATGCGCTTCACAGTTTCCACAATTTCGTCTGTGTCCTGAGTGGCCAGACAAATAGGAAACGCATCTACTCCGGCAAACTCCTTAAACAGCATCGCTTTTCCTTCCATCACAGGCAGTGCCGCTTCTGGCCCCAAATTGCCCAGCCCTAAAACCGCACTACCATCGGTGACGATCGCCACCATGTTTTGCTTAATCGTCAGGTTATAGACTTCTTCGGGATTTTCGGCGATCGCCGTGCAAATACGGCCTACGCCAGGGGTATACGCCATTGCCAGGTCATCCTGTCCCCGCAAAGGAATGCGGCTCTGAACACAGATCTTCCCACCCCGGTGGAGATTAAAGGTGCGGTCATAGACATTAATCACCTTAGTTTCCGGCAACGCTTTCACCGCCTCGACGATCGTTTCCGCATGTTCGGTACTGGCGCAGTCGATAGTAATGTCCCGAATGGAAATCTGACGAGTTTGCTCAATCAGATCAATCTGCCCCATGCTTCCACCCAGGGTAGAAATTGTTTTGGTGACATTCGCCAGCATTCCTGGACGATTGGGAAACTGAAAGCGAATGGTTAGGCTAAAACTGGAATTGGGTGTCAGATCTGTCATGGCGTTGAAATGTTGGATGTTGGATGTTGGATGTTGGTGAATGCTGTATCGGTTTGAGTTACGCAAGAACCGGGCATTCTGGAGTCTGGCATGGAACCCCATCTGAAGTTGCTGGAATAGTTGAACGATCGCTCAACCTACCAGCAAAACAGGTGACATCTATAGTCTGAAGTCTGAACTTGACTCAACTCGTTGGTCGCTCCTTAGGGTAAGAGAAGATGAGACTTGCAATTGTACCAAGTCACACGGATCGCTTCACGAGAGTGCCCCTACCCCCAATCTAAAGCCCCCAATCCCCAATCCCCACCCCCGAATTTTGAATCTATGCCAAGTCTTTATACCGAAATCGAAATCTATGCCCCCCGCTCAAAGGTCTGGCGAGTACTGGTGCATAAAGAAAAATGGGTCTACTGGAATACCTTTCTGTACGACTGTGCGCCGGAACGTAAGTTTGCAGAAGGACAGGAAGTGTTTTTGTCGTTACGGCGTGTTCCTGGAGAAGACGAAACCGAGTTTCAGCCCCGGATTACCCTACTGCAGCCGCCCGTTTGTTTGAAATGGGTGTCTGGAATTCCCGGCTTTGTCAGCGAGCAAGTGTTTGAGTTGCAGGATATGGGGCGCGATCGCACTAAATATATTCACCAGGAGTATTTTTCGGGAGCGCTGACCCGCTTGTTGCTACCCTTTATCCGAGCTGAGGAACAACAGGGTATTCGACGCATGGCCTGGGAATTGAAGCAATTTGTCGAGAACCTCAGGTAGAAACGTTCGAACGTCTCCACCAGGTATAGGAAGATGCTACCCGGCACCTCTAACCCGGATCCATAAATGAGGCGATCGTAGTATTTTGAACTTTATAGTTCTATAAAAAACGTTGACATTTGTTTTTTGTTATAGCTAAAAAATAAGTTTTATGTAAAGTTAAACCAAGTCCAGCTAGAGAACAGGAGTTTTCTCATAAAAAAAACTACGGTTCTGGACTTGGACAAGGTTTATTTCCGCTAAGCCACCTCGCCATGATCCCATCAATACGGGGATGGCTGTTTCCGTTGCTATGAAGAAATGGCCATGACGCAGCAGCGCACTGTTTTGATCATTGATGACAGTCCAGAAGATCGGGAAGCCTATCGGCGTTATTTGCTGCGTGACCAGACCCACCACTACATCATCCTGGAAGAAGAATCAGCAGAAGCAGGCCTGGCTCAGTGTCAGAAATTGCATCCAGACAGTGTATTGTTGGATTTTCGGTTGCCTGACCTGGATGGGCTGGAATTTTTGGAGGAACTGAGCCATCAAGCAGGAGATCAGGCTCCTCCCGTGATTATGCTGACTGGCCAGGGAGATGAGGCGATCGCGGTGCGGGCCATGAAACTGGGTGCCCAAGACTACCTGATCAAAGGCCGTACCAGTGCCAGTGATTTGCTATTTACCCTGAATAATGTCATTGAGAACGCTCAGTTACGCCGGGAGTTGCAGCAGCGCAAAGCAGAGTTACAGGAAAGTCAGCAATTCATCCAGAAGATCGTCGATACAACTCCTGGCATCGTTTATGTCTATGACCTGAAGGAACAGTGCTGTGTTTATATCAATCGCGGGATTACTGACGTTCTGGGCTATACTGCTGACCAGATCTCAGAGATGGGAGCTACAGTTCTGAAACAACTCATGCATCCAGAGGATCTGCAACGAGTCCCTGAACACTTGCAGCAGTTTGATCTCCTTGCGGATGGCAAAACCCTGGAGTTTGAGTACCGTATGCATGACGCTCAGGGAAACTGGCACTGGCTCTGGAGTCAGGAGGCTGTGTTTAAGCGAAATGCCAGCGGTGCTATCCAACAGATCCTGGGAATTGCCATTGATGTTACAGAACGCAAGCAAGCCGAGGCCGATCGCGATCGCCTGCTGGAACGGGAAAAGGCTGCCCGCGCTGAAGCAGAGGCTGCAAATCGGGCTAAGGATGAGTTTGTGGCAATGGTCACGCATGATTTACGCGCTCCCCTCAACGCAATTCAGGGCTGGACGCAACTGCTGCGGAGTGGCAAATTGGATGCAGCGGCCAGAATCCAGGCCTTAGAAACCATTGAGCGCAGTACCCGCAATCAGGCCAGACTGATCGAAGATTTACTGGATATTTCGCGCATGATCCAGGGGCGGTTGGAACTGGAACCGGGCTGGATCGATTTAACAGCCGTTGTCAAAGCGGCGATTGCTGCTGCCTTTCCCGCCGCCAACACCAAACAGATTGCGATCGCCCCAGTTTTAGACAATTCCAGCCTCACCCTGCGTGGAGATGCCAACCGCCTCCAGCAAGTGTTAGGCAACCTGCTCTCTAACGCCATTAAGTTCACGCCGGAAGGAGGACGGGTGGACGTGAGATTGGCAAAACTAGGGAATCGGGAATTGGAAGTAAGGAGCAGGGAAACTGACGGGAGGATGGGAGGCAGCTATGCCCAAATTACCGTGACTGATACAGGCTGTGGCATTCCGCCGGAATTACTACCCTATGTCTTTGATCGCTACCGACAGGCCCAGGGACTGGCGCGACAGGGAGGATTAGGGCTGGGACTGGCGATCGCACGTCATATTGTGGAGTTGCATGGTGGCACCATTCAAGCCAGTAGCCCCGGTGAAGATCAGGGAGCCACCTTCACGATTCAATTACCACTTACCGCTATAACTCCAGAGGATACGGTAGAGTAATCGCTTCAAACCAATACTCCACAATCAGTTGAATGGTTCGAGTCAATTTTTGAATATCAATGGGTTTGATAATATATCCATTCACTCCTTGCTCGTAACAGGTTTCAATGTCTCTGGGGTTGGACGAAGTGGTAAATACAACAATGGGAATCGTTTTTAAGTCTTCATGCTGTTTCACTTCTCCCAGCACTTCCCGGCCATCCGTTCCTGGCAAATTCAAATCCAGCAAAATCAACGACGGACGGGGCACCAGGTCTGGCTCTGCATACACTCCGGTGCGATACAAAAAATCCAGAGCCTGATCGCCATCACCACAGCGATAGATGGGATAGGTGAACGATAGGCGTCGAACAATCCGTTCAAAGGCTGCAAAATCCTCATCGCTATCTTCAACAACTAACAGGGTGTGAGTCGGATGAGCAGGGGTCACTGGCTTAACTCTGCAAGGTGAAATAAAACGTACTACCTTCACCATACGTCGATTCCACCCAAATTCTACCCCCATGACGTTCAACAATTTTTTTCGCGATCGTTAATCCGGCTCCTGTGCCTCCCCCATACTGGCTTGGCCCATGCAACCGCTTGAAGATGCGGAAGATGTTATCCAGATGGCGATCGCGAATGCCAATGCCGTTATCGCGAATGTAGAAAATGGGAGTGGGGGGTGGGGAAGGTGAGGGAGATGGGGAAGATGAGGAAGTTCCTCCTCCGTCTTCCCTATCCTCCTTACCTCTCTTATCCCTATTCCCAACTCCCAACTCCCTACTTCCCTCTAAAAACCCAATCTCCACCCACTTTTCAGCTTTGTTGTTGTACTTCATGGCGTTGCTGAGCAGGTTGGTAAACAGTTCTGCAACCTGAATGCGATCGCAGAGAACAGTAGGCAGGGGACGGGGAATGCGAATTTTGACCTCAGGTTCCTTACTGATGCTCAATACATCTAAAACATTTTTCACAACTGTATTCAGATCTACCCGTTGCAAATTCAGCTCTACTCGTCCTAAGCGAGAGAAATGTAACAACGAGTTAATCAAATCCTCCATGCGCTGAGTCAGACGCACCAGGGTTTGCAACTTGGAGACACCATCCTCGCTTAAAACATGGCCATAATCCTCAATTAAGAAATTGGCATAGTTGTGAATTCCCCGCAGAGGTTCTTTCAAGTCATGGGAGGCCACGTAGGCAAAGGCATCCAATTCGGTGTTACTGCGTTCCAGTTCAATATTGATCCGGGCTAATTCATCCGCGTGCCGCAACACGATTCCCACAATGGCACTGCTCAATTCCTGGACGGCTTCAATTTCACAAGCTTTCCAGGGCAGGGATTTACCGCGGACAGTTTCCTGCCAGAGCGCAAAGGATTGACGCGGAGTCAGTCGCTTTTCACCATTCTCTAAAATTTCTACAGGTTGATTAGGATTTCCACCCCAATTCACGGTTTGCAGCACTTCGGGTCGA from Leptodesmis sichuanensis A121 includes:
- a CDS encoding SRPBCC domain-containing protein; translation: MPSLYTEIEIYAPRSKVWRVLVHKEKWVYWNTFLYDCAPERKFAEGQEVFLSLRRVPGEDETEFQPRITLLQPPVCLKWVSGIPGFVSEQVFELQDMGRDRTKYIHQEYFSGALTRLLLPFIRAEEQQGIRRMAWELKQFVENLR
- a CDS encoding malic enzyme-like NAD(P)-binding protein encodes the protein MTDLTPNSSFSLTIRFQFPNRPGMLANVTKTISTLGGSMGQIDLIEQTRQISIRDITIDCASTEHAETIVEAVKALPETKVINVYDRTFNLHRGGKICVQSRIPLRGQDDLAMAYTPGVGRICTAIAENPEEVYNLTIKQNMVAIVTDGSAVLGLGNLGPEAALPVMEGKAMLFKEFAGVDAFPICLATQDTDEIVETVKRIAPVFGGVNLEDIAAPRCFEIEVRLQRELNIPIFHDDQHGTAIVSLAALINALKLVKKAMAEVRIVINGAGAAGIAIARLLQKAGAQHICICDSRGILSLQRSDLTDQKREFAIEMAGTLADAMQGADVFLGVSVPGVVTPEMVRSMADDRIVFAMANPIPEIQPELVSEEVAIMATGRSDYPNQINNVLAFPGLFRGALDCRAQTFTTNMYLEAAQAIASLIKPADLNPEHIVPSVFDDRVATAVSAAVQRAARQDGVAQA
- a CDS encoding response regulator; this encodes MTPAHPTHTLLVVEDSDEDFAAFERIVRRLSFTYPIYRCGDGDQALDFLYRTGVYAEPDLVPRPSLILLDLNLPGTDGREVLGEVKQHEDLKTIPIVVFTTSSNPRDIETCYEQGVNGYIIKPIDIQKLTRTIQLIVEYWFEAITLPYPLEL
- a CDS encoding sensor histidine kinase, translating into MTQQRTVLIIDDSPEDREAYRRYLLRDQTHHYIILEEESAEAGLAQCQKLHPDSVLLDFRLPDLDGLEFLEELSHQAGDQAPPVIMLTGQGDEAIAVRAMKLGAQDYLIKGRTSASDLLFTLNNVIENAQLRRELQQRKAELQESQQFIQKIVDTTPGIVYVYDLKEQCCVYINRGITDVLGYTADQISEMGATVLKQLMHPEDLQRVPEHLQQFDLLADGKTLEFEYRMHDAQGNWHWLWSQEAVFKRNASGAIQQILGIAIDVTERKQAEADRDRLLEREKAARAEAEAANRAKDEFVAMVTHDLRAPLNAIQGWTQLLRSGKLDAAARIQALETIERSTRNQARLIEDLLDISRMIQGRLELEPGWIDLTAVVKAAIAAAFPAANTKQIAIAPVLDNSSLTLRGDANRLQQVLGNLLSNAIKFTPEGGRVDVRLAKLGNRELEVRSRETDGRMGGSYAQITVTDTGCGIPPELLPYVFDRYRQAQGLARQGGLGLGLAIARHIVELHGGTIQASSPGEDQGATFTIQLPLTAITPEDTVE